The Desulfovibrio aminophilus genome contains the following window.
TGCGCGAGGGATCGACCCCGGCCACCTTCTGCCAGAGCTCGAAGGCCTCGTCGTCGTCGCGGTAGATGGTGATGTAGAGGCGGCTCTTGTCCAGGCCGAGGTCCTCGGTGAGCAGGGTCCAGGCGAACTTGATGGCCTCGGCCTTGAAGTAGTCCCCGAAGGAGAAGTTGCCGAGCATCTCGAAGAAGGTGTGGTGGCGCGCGGTGCGGCCCACGTTCTCCAGGTCGTTGTGCTTGCCGCCCACGCGCAGGCACTTCTGGGTCGTGGTGGCCCGGGAATACGGGCGCTTCTCCTGGCCCAGGAAGACCTTCTTGAACTGGACCATGCCCGCGTTGGTGAACAGGAGCGAGGGATCGTCCTTGGGCACCAGCGGGGAGGAGTGCACCACGGTGTGGCCGTGCTTCTCGAAGTACTGCAGGAAACGCTTGCGGATCTCGGCTGCTTTCATGGGGTTGCTCGTTTGGATCGGTGTCTCTCGAAAAAATGGCCCCGGGACGCCCGGGGCCTTGGTTTCGTCAGTGGGACGGGCGGCCTATTCCTCGGGCTCGGCCGGGGCGTCCTCCACGCGGGTCAGCCCCAGGTGCTCCAGGAGCTTGTCCTCGACCTTCTGGCGCAGTTCGGCGTTGTCGGTCAGCAGGGCGCGGACGTTCTCCTTGCCCTGGCCCAGGCGCTCGGCGCCGAAGGCGAACCAGGAGCCGCTCTGCTCGATGATCCCGTGCTCCACGCCCATGTCGATGAGCTCGCCCTCGCGGGACATGCCCGTTCCATAAAGGATGTCCACCAGGGCCTCGCGGAAGGGCGGGGCGACCTTGTTCTTGACCACCTTGATGCGCACCCTCGAACCGTAGGCCTCCTCCTTGTCCTTGAGGCTCTGGATGCGCCGGATGTCCATGCGCACCGAGGCGTAGAACTTGAGGGCGTTGCCGCCGGTGGTGGTCTCGGGGTTGCCGTAGCCGGTCATGCCGATCTTCATGCGGATCTGGTTGATGAAGATGACCGCCGCGCGGGACTTGTGGATGGTGCCGGTGAGCTTGCGCAGGGCGTGAGACATGAGCCGGGCCTGGCCGCCCACCTGCGTGTCGCCCATCTGGCCCTCCAACTCGGCCTGGGGGATGAGCGCGGCCACCGAGTCGATGACCACCACGTCCACCGCGCCGGAGCGCACGAGCAGGTCCGCGATTTCCAGGGCCTGTTCGCCGTAGTCGGGCTGGGAGATGAGCAGTTCGTCGGTCTTGACCCCCAGGCGGCGGGCGTAGCCGATGTCCAGGGCGTGCTCGGCGTCGATGAAGGCCGCCGTGCCGCCGCGCTTCTGGATCTCGGCCACCACGTGCAGGGCCAGGGTGGTCTTGCCCGAGGACTCGGGGCCGTAGATTTCGGAGACCCGGCCCTTGGGGATGCCGCCCACGCCCAGGGCGAGGTCCAGGCCGATGGAGCCGGTGGGGATGACCGGGATGACATGGCTGGCCTCCCCGTCCATGCGCATGATGGACCCCTTGCCGAACTTGCGTTCGATGCTCGTCAGGGCGGTGTTCAGGGCTTCCTTGCGCAGGTCTTCGGGGGCGGCGGTCTTCTTGGCCATGTGCTCCTCCGTCCGGGGTTGAGTGCCGCGAAGAACGCCTGCTTAGCAGATCGGGGGGCGGGCGGCAACCAGTCGGGGAGCCGGGCTCCCGACTCCCCGGCGGGCGTGTTTTCCCTTGTTCAGGAGGCGGCCGCCGGGATACACTGGGACCGGGGGAATTCATCCATGTCCGAGCACCGCCCCGAGGGCGGCCTGGCCGCCGAGAACGCCGCCCTGCGGGAGCGGGTGGCGCGTCTGGAACGCCTTCTGGACGAGGAACGCCGACTGTTCGCGTCAGGCGCTGTGGCGGTTTTCGACTGCCAGCCCGGCGAGGACTGGCGCGTGGAGTCCGTTTTCGGCAACGTGGCGGGAATCTGCGGCCGCGATCCCCGCGAGTTTCTCCTCGGCAGGCCCTTCGCCTCGATGGTCCACCCCGATGACCTGGCCCGGGTGCAAGGCTTTCTCGCGGAGCAGGAGGCCCGGGGCCGGGACGGATTCGTTCAGGAATACCGCATCGTCCATCCCGACGGCGCGGTTCGTTGGGTCGAGGACCGCACCGTCATCGAGCGCGGCGGGGACGGCAACACGGTCCGCTACCGCTGCGCGCTCCAGGACATCACCGAGCGCAAGCGTTTCGAACTGGCCGTGCTCGGCTCCCACCGGCTGATGACCACGCTCTTCGACGGCCTGGACCTCTCGCTCTACGTGGCCGACATGGAGACCCACGAGATCCTCTACACCAACGAACACATGCGCCGTCTGTTCGGCAAGCCGCTCACCGGCGGCATCTGCTACAAGGAACTGCAGGACCGCGACAGCCCGTGCCCGTTCTGCACCAACGACATCATCCGCACCCTGGACGGCGGCATCTATCGCTGGGAATTCAGCAACCCCCTGGTGGGACGGCACGCCGTGCTCATGGACCGGGTCATCCGCTGGCCCGACGGCCGGGACGTGCGCCTGGAGATCTGCCTGGACATCACCGAGCGCCGCCAGGCCGAAAACGCGCTCCAGGCCCGCGACGCCGTGCTCCAGGCCGTGAGCATGGCCGCCGAGGTCCTGCTGCGCGGCGTGGACTGGTCCCGGGACATGGATGGGGTCCTGGCGGCCCTGGGGCGGTCGGTGGGCGTCTGCCGGGCCTACATCTTCCGCAACCGCGAGGCCCCGGACGGGACCCTGCTCATGGACCACGCCCACGAGTGGTGCGCCCCGGGCGTGCGGGCGCAGATCGGCAATCCCGACCTGCAGGGCATGCGCTACGTCGATTTCTGCCCCCGTTGGGCCCAGGTCCTGGGCCACGGGACGCCCCTGCACGGCCGGGTGGCGGACTTCCCGGAGAGCGAGCGCCGCATTCTGGATGCCCAGGAGATCAAGTCCCTTCTGGTGGTGCCCATCTTCGTGGCCGGAGCGTGGTGGGGCTTCATCGGCTTCGACGACTGCCAGAGGTCGCGGCTCTGGTCCTCGGCCGAGCTGGACGCCCTGGCCACGGCCGCGGGCATCATCGGCGGGGCCATCCAGCGCCGCCACGGCGAGCGTGCGCTGCGGCGGGCCCTGGACGAGCAGAAGGCCCTCTTCCAGGAGGTGCACCACCGGGTCAAGAACAACCTCCAGGTGGTCTCCAGCCTCCTGGACATGGCCGCCCGGCGGTT
Protein-coding sequences here:
- the recA gene encoding recombinase RecA, with product MAKKTAAPEDLRKEALNTALTSIERKFGKGSIMRMDGEASHVIPVIPTGSIGLDLALGVGGIPKGRVSEIYGPESSGKTTLALHVVAEIQKRGGTAAFIDAEHALDIGYARRLGVKTDELLISQPDYGEQALEIADLLVRSGAVDVVVIDSVAALIPQAELEGQMGDTQVGGQARLMSHALRKLTGTIHKSRAAVIFINQIRMKIGMTGYGNPETTTGGNALKFYASVRMDIRRIQSLKDKEEAYGSRVRIKVVKNKVAPPFREALVDILYGTGMSREGELIDMGVEHGIIEQSGSWFAFGAERLGQGKENVRALLTDNAELRQKVEDKLLEHLGLTRVEDAPAEPEE
- a CDS encoding histidine kinase dimerization/phosphoacceptor domain -containing protein; translation: MSEHRPEGGLAAENAALRERVARLERLLDEERRLFASGAVAVFDCQPGEDWRVESVFGNVAGICGRDPREFLLGRPFASMVHPDDLARVQGFLAEQEARGRDGFVQEYRIVHPDGAVRWVEDRTVIERGGDGNTVRYRCALQDITERKRFELAVLGSHRLMTTLFDGLDLSLYVADMETHEILYTNEHMRRLFGKPLTGGICYKELQDRDSPCPFCTNDIIRTLDGGIYRWEFSNPLVGRHAVLMDRVIRWPDGRDVRLEICLDITERRQAENALQARDAVLQAVSMAAEVLLRGVDWSRDMDGVLAALGRSVGVCRAYIFRNREAPDGTLLMDHAHEWCAPGVRAQIGNPDLQGMRYVDFCPRWAQVLGHGTPLHGRVADFPESERRILDAQEIKSLLVVPIFVAGAWWGFIGFDDCQRSRLWSSAELDALATAAGIIGGAIQRRHGERALRRALDEQKALFQEVHHRVKNNLQVVSSLLDMAARRLAPDPAAEALVDVRQRVRAMALIHAGLYGGPRLDRVDFAAYAADLYGHVSSLYPDAARRLSARFSMPPLELPLVKAVPCALILNEALTNVFRHAYPGGRSGEVRVGWDRPAPGRVRMFVADDGVGLPEGREGEPSCGMGFKLLRGLAGHQLDGRLELRGGAGLEVTVEFTPEPGPEGLAPGPV